A window of Cryptomeria japonica chromosome 3, Sugi_1.0, whole genome shotgun sequence contains these coding sequences:
- the LOC131057143 gene encoding uncharacterized protein LOC131057143: MGSTEYLLPEISAGKQKTIVLTMDKTLLYLPRCRKTSCSWSELVKLGSTDITAHLHKRPHVDSLLEALAKLNYEIIVFISAEKEYVDDILDKVDVNKVIDYRLYRDSCTKVTEGSVKDLSKLGRDLKNVIIADDNPVSYNLQPENAFPIKQFVDYECNDTELLELIDFCKLAAEAEDVREAFKMQSNTCNDDETSTNVKSESSKEGE, encoded by the coding sequence atggGCAGTACTGAATATTTGTTGCCTGAAATTTCTGCAGGAAAACAGAAAACAATAGTGTTAACGATGGACAAGACTCTTCTCTACTTGCCTCGCTGTCGTAAAACATCATGTAGTTGGTCTGAGTTAGTTAAATTAGGATCAACTGATATAACTGCTCATTTGCATAAGAGACCCCATGTAGACAGCCTACTTGAGGCATTGGcaaaacttaattatgaaattaTAGTTTTCATTTCAGCCGAAAAAGAGTATGTAGACGATATCTTGGATAAAGTGGATGTTAATAAAGTCATAGATTATCGTCTGTATAGAGATTCATGTACCAAAGTGACAGAAGGCTCTGTAAAAGATCTGTCTAAGCTTGGAAGGGACTTAAAGAATGTTATCATAGCTGATGATAATCCTGTGAGCTATAACTTGCAGCCAGAAAATGCTTTTCCCATAAAACAATTTGTGGACTATGAATGTAATGATACGGAACTTTTGGAGCTTATTGATTTCTGTAAATTGGCTGCAGAAGCTGAGGATGTAAGAGAAGCATTTAAAATGCAGTCGAATACTTGTAATGACGACGAGACTTCTACGAATGTGAAGTCAGAGTCTTCTAAGGAAGGAGAATGA